Below is a window of Rhodamnia argentea isolate NSW1041297 chromosome 11, ASM2092103v1, whole genome shotgun sequence DNA.
gggagctcatgaagcgATAATCAAGCAAAAACGAATTTGCAAATCTGTCTTTTCACTACTTTTTTAAACGCTTACCTCACGTGAATTGGGCTCGGATCGTTACACCTTAACACGCTAATGTGTCGATTCAATTATATTAGTGTCCACGttcatgaagaaaaaaaaatcgacactTTCTTTGAAAGAATACTCAGTTCCACATCCTAAATTCATGgcacccaccaaaaaaaaaaaaaaaaatcaactcaaAACAAGCTGAAGACCGCCCAAACCCTAAGCAAGATACTAAAATGAGTTTGCAAGtggggcattttggtcttttcatcgTGAGGTTTCGCTTAGAGGTACCCCGAATGATATTCGCAAAAGTAGAGGTATGTTAGTGGTTATTTATTTGGTCAGAAGTGGGGTATCTTTTGATGATTGCAATGTCTTTTATATCTTCGAACAGATTAAATCCCGAATCGGATTGtaatattcgaccaaaaaaaaagaaaaggaaaaaaagaaaatcggaTTTTAATGTATAATATCGCAATAATTGTAGGAATGGAATCCCTAAAACTAAGGGAAGCGGCAGATTAAGAAAAAAAGGGCTTCTAATCCGGCAGTTGATTAGATTAGCAATCACGCATCGTACCACCATTGCACAAAGATGGATTCCAGATCAAGTGAGAGGATAGCGACAGGCACGCAGAAAAGAACCGCAATAATGCTCTTCAAAGCAGACTAATTAACTAAACCAAGATTCTTGATTCTCTATCTAATTGTGGCTGTAATTCGAAAGAACCAGATTTGAGGAACAGCATTATAAAAGGGGAAAAGTgtcccaaaaaatatattttaaacctattgcattggtaccaattcagtcctaaaccttttattgatgccagtttagtcataaaccttttgcatttatgcctgTTGTAtccatctagctaattttggtAAGAAATCGCAGACGTGGATGCCGGTCATCCCACGTTGCACGATCGATGCTGATgtggatcctttttttttaataatttttttgatttttttcctctttcttttatgtacctttttttttattgagggacgcAAGGTTCATCGGCCGATCACTGCTAGCCCTAGGTGAGAGCTTCGCGGCACTTGCGGGGTCCGGGTGAGACGGTGATGCCTTCGGCTAGGGCCGACAGGGGTCGGCTGGCAACCGTTGCTGACCctcaataggaaaaaaaattgtattgaaagaaaaagaaaaaaaaagtgaaaacgaaaaaagttattaaaatattaaaaaaaataaaaaaaaattatccacattagcttcacccgtgccacataggacgaccagcatccatgtcagcgattttcggccaagatttgatggatagactcaattggcacaaatgcaaaaagtttaggactaaaccgatataaatgcaatatgtttataacttttttgacacttttcttgCTAAAATAGAAAGGCCTTAGATTTTTTAACAAGGCCTGACAAGAGAAGGCCTTTGGTTTTGTAGGCGTCTTACGAGCCCAAGGCCTGTCATGTCCATGCCCCGACTCATTAAAATAGTTTGGGTTATGCAAAACCAAGCAGACTTCTCAacgaagaggagaagaaaaatcaaaactttggtTCATGATCATGACGAACAATCGCAGTCCGGTAGGAAGAACCTACATTCCTCGTGCCTGAGCAtcagcccgagcccgagccgaATAGTTTCCAGGATTTAGCATGCGAATTGCGCAAACATCATCGACGAAAATAACCCGAATGGCAAGACTGCACTTTGAATGGGCATAGCAAAGACATAGAATCTCTGGCTTATTCATTTGAAACCATTGCATCATAGTTCTTGGGGATTTAAGACCCGCTACGCTATAATTCGGAATCAGAATACAAGACATTGGGGATTTAAGGTCCACAGCACACCACCTGGTGTCTGAAGTTAAACAAGTTCTTTAGCTGCTTTATGTTGAACTTGCCTAGTTACATTGCTAGAGGCTAATCAGCTTGTTATTATGGATATATATAAGAACAAGGGGAGTTATTGTCATCGTAGGAGGCTTAGAGCATCCAACCAGGAAGGAACCCATTGGCTTGTTGAGGAGCATTTGGAGTGGCTGCACTGGCGTTCATTTGATCAGATCCCCCGGCATCATACCTTTCAAGAAAGATGCAGCAATTCATAAGCGTTTCGAGACCCAGACAAGTGCATGTAATAGAACGATGCGGGATCAAATACATAAATATGTATAATCGCTCTCAATGGTCGATCAGGGAAATGTTTAGGTGGGTCTAGAATCAGGTGCGCTGAGCTCGTGATCCACTATCCTGGTAATGGGACTGGTGTTTGTTCCCAGCCGATCGGACGATAACCAGGCGCACCTGATCCTGAAAGGATTGGCCATGGGTTCCTACACATAGGGTCTCACATTTAGCATATCTGCGAAATGCAGGCATGCGCTCCTGCATTAGCATGTACTGTTTACGTTGCTTGAGATTAGATTCTCCATGCCTGTCGAACCGACGGTTTATGTGCAAGGAAGAAAGTGCCAGCGATCATAACTCAACGAACGAGTGATTAAACGGCGAGATTGAGCTCAATAAGTTACCCGATTTGTAGGATGGGGTTGCATTCAAGAGGCTGGAAAAATTCCTGAGGGTGTGGGTGGGGTTGACCATAGGTCATGCTTGGATCGCCACCCTCCCACGGCGGTCGAAGATTATTTCTCGCACAAACTTCATCCAGCTGACGTAAAGgcaaaaaaagatgaagatgaaatcaAGATTATAGTTATGGATAAATATGGTTAATCTTAGAGAAAAAAACTCTTTAAGTCAGTATCTTTTGTGATCTATAGCAGGGCCAAGAACAATCTTAACCTTGAGGGTCAACGCTCTGTTTGCTTCCATCAAGGATTGTTCCTGTAATTGCAGCAAAAGTAAATTTTAGTTACATATGTGTAACAGGCCGCCAGTACTTTAGTTATCGTTGCTCTCGACTTGTCAAAAGCTCGTACCTTGTTCTGGAGATCGCAAAGCTGATCGAGCATACACTGAGTCTGTAGAACGGGATGTACCCAACATGTTAGACAATCAAATCGAGAAGGAAATTGAAGATAGAAAGAAaactataaaagaaagaaaaatgacaagTAAATCTTGAGAATTTCAGTACCCATATAGAAGAATTCATTTGTGACATGAAGTATGTAACATAGTTCAAGCTCATTAAGATCAAACCATCGAAGGAGAGTTCAAAGTACGCGATTCTAACAGGCAAAAAGATACTTTAAGGTTTAGTACTTCTGCTGAAAGAGGTATGTAGAAGCTGGTAGTTTGGCGTATAGGATTAGATTAGATTTCGACTTTCGACGCAAGTCATGGACAAAAACACGACATAGAAGACATAATACCTTAGTCGACCTAATGTGCTTCAATGATCCCTCGAGTTGACGCTCGAGCTGCTCGAGCTCCTTCGAGTTCAAGGGCCCCAAGTCCTCCCCCATAAGGTTtctgaaaaattgtcaaataacACGGGGGCTCCAAAATTAGACCAAATTGGGTAACACCATGCGCGCCTTATACAAATTGATGTTCATTCAGCGTTCGTAACTCATCACCTCTGAGTCCGCTGTAGGCCCTCGAATCTCCCTTTCAGCTTCAAGTACTCCCGGTAGGCGTTCTGTTTGTTGTCATCGACAAAATAAAACaccggaaaaagaaaagagcgaGGAAATCCGCCTGTGCACATGCGATGCGTCCGTGTATCCGAAACATGCGAAGGTATAGAGTCGAAAGATTTGTACCTCTAGTTCTTTGGAGGGTTTGTTGACTTCAACCGATCCATAGCTGCACTTTTGGTAACGGTCAAGCGTTTTGAGCATGCTGAGAGAACCATTATACGAGAGGGAGTTCAGTCAATTCAGAGGTTGATTTGTCTACACAAAGATTGCTCATCAATTACATAACTTTTCTACGATTGAGAGGAGCTTCTCCACAGCTTTGGCCTCCTTGAGCAAGTGTATCAAGTCAGCAATTCAAGTTCAAAGCACCGAGCACCGGAAATTGTACATTAAAATAgcaaattttttcctttcaagcTTTCCTTTCATGAATGCGGTAGCATTTCTCTGTTACTTTTCATTAAGCTCTACCATCAATGGTGGCTGTTCCATTCAAGCTTAACATGCATAGTGAGCTCTCTTGTGAATTTCTCAATGTGGGAATATGTATTTTCTTCCTCGCTGGGGAGGTCAAGTACAAAGAAAGTTCATgtctcgttaaaaaaaaaaaaaattccaatatgAAAGTCTTGTCGATGATTTCATGAATTTGTCATATATTTTACACTCTCGAAATGACACTCGGGTGTGTAGGTAGGTCAGGGCCGATCCACAAATTCAAACGCGCTATTTCTTTGAATCTCGCGCTCTCGGTTGCTTATCCGATATCGAATCGATGCTTGCGCTTATTTCTTCAACTATTTCACTTCTCTAGCAGGGCATGGGTAAGAAAAGGTCAAGAACAACTTCCAATCCAGGCTCTAAAGGGAGCAAAGAAGAACTCATCGGTTTCATGGGCGCATTGAGATGACGGTACACATTAACTAGACTCAAAACAAATTAAGGACCTCCCCTTGATCCCATCATTACCTATGGATTCCAACCATTTTGACTGTATTTCCCATCAAAAACTCACTCTAGgacacccctctctctctctctctctctctctatgtctaGAACGAATGAACGCTGAGGAGAGAAAGCTCAGCCAATGGTCTAATGGTCTGCTAGGGTAAGTTGTCACCGGTCTAATCAAACGTCTTGCTTTTCTCCAGAAATGACCTGGGGTTGTCTTTCTTTCTGGATCTGCATCAGTAAATTTAACGGCAGAGCAgaaggaaaattttccaatCTCTTCGCTGGGCATCAAAATCAGAACTGGACCGCGCACGATGGAGAGTGCGGAAAAGAAGCATACAGTTTGTCTAAAGAATCAAGCATGATCCGCAAAGGAGTCTAGGGTAATTACTGATGAGCACATCAAGAATTCTAGCAGATCGGATAGACCCCAGTAGAGAACTAGATCTCGTCTCGCACGAAACgaagaacaagagagagagagagagagagagagagagagagagagagagagagaagagtcaAACCTAGGGTTGCTACAGAACTCATAGAGCTTGCCACGGttggagaagacgatgagaGCGACCTCAGCATCGCAGAGGACGGAGAGCTCGTAGGCCTTCTTGAgcagcccattcctcctcttggCGAAGGTCACTTGCCTGTTTATCTTGTTCTCTATCCTCTTCAGCTCCACTCTTCCCCTACCCATTATAATCCAAAAATAATTccccaaaaacccaaaaaataaaaataaaaaacaacagCAAAATTGTTTCCCCTCTTCTTGTTCACCTTCAAACACACCTATTCCTCCTCCTGAAACCACCTTCTATACCCTATTCATGAATTGAACACTGtatgaaatctctctctctctctctctctctctctctcttcccccttcaATTATTATGGTTGTTGTTATTGTGGcctccctcttcttctccttcctctctttCCTTGGTCAGACCCCAAACGAACCCAAATGTGTGAAAAACCAGAGAAAACGATACAGTGAACCCCAGATCAAGATGAACAAGACAAGCCCAAaaggtgtagagagagagagagagagagagagagttctcttTCCCCTAGGGTTATATCTTCTTGTTGAACTGAGTCTCTCAGATGAGCGGCCCTTTTCTAACCAGTAACCagcgctttctctctctaaaatacaaaaaaataaaaagagagctactgaaaatgaggaaaaatggGAATCGAAGTTGGGGTTTGGGTGGGTGCTCTCCCTTTCCCGTTTCGTATAAGTTCTCTGTCTGCTTCTCAGTCCCTGCAATGTCTCTGCAtggcaaccgaaaaagaaaaaccgatatACCACGCGCAGGAATAGCGCGTGAGGGATCGTGTAATTTGGTCTGACGGGGAAGCGAGAAGTTGACCGTTGACGTGGCGACCGTCGGTTAAGCCACATGCTCGTCGCGCGTGGGGGAGGGCAGTTGTGCTTTAAATTGTTGGATTCTGCAGAGGTTTCATGCGCGTATGGGGGAGGCGCATGGCAACGTCGTCATATCCTTATAGTGGTCCTCCACGTGTCGACCGGTGAGTGGGCGGGTTCCCATCACTGTCGAGCTTTTCCCAGTTTTAATTGAGCAAGAAGTTTAAAGAGTGGTTCGGCTGGAATGGAATGCCGTCCAAATTCGCTCGCAAATGATATGACATGTTTgataaagtttttaagaaaataggtcatattttatatttaacaaaaaaaattattattacttAATATACTAATTAACCGACCAAATTTCGTATATTTAACTATgtgctttgtttctttctttttgctttcttggtTTAAGTAAGTTGCCTAGTAAATGATGCCCATTTTTTGTGCTTCGTGTGCGGCAATATCTTTCGCATACAAATTAAGTAATATCTCGAAATTAATATGTCAAAAACGCGtaaaaaaatcagatatttTCGTCTAGAGATCACTAAGGGAACAGAAACCTAAGCCATTTTAACTTCCAATTGGATCAATGATTGAGTTATGGACCAACCAAACGAATCTTGTTATCTTTTCCTTAATTGAGCCTTATGAATGCACGGTCGTGTGAGGACGCAATAACTTTGCTCAGCAAGGCATTGGTCCGTTCTTAAGTTGGACTATTGCTAGAGAATGGACCGCAGTTGGGCTGAGGCatcttggaacaatttaagtACATGAGATTTCAGTTCGTTGGGTATTAAAAACGCATACTAAATTTGTCTTTGGCATGTTTGTTATGCGTTGATGGACTAACGCGGGATTTACTATGGAAAATCTGGGTCGATGTAAAGGAACTTGTGATTTGTGTGAATATGCAAGTAACTGAAAAGTAATTCGACAACGAATGATGTACGATGGCGGCATGGTCGGCAGCCGGTCGAAATTGTACGGAGTCCGTCCTTCTTGTAAGTAACTTCTTTTGATAACAGCTGCAATGAATCCATCAACAACAGCCGGTCATTGCTCCGATGATCCAACAGAAGAAAGTCCACATAGTTCTTCTGCAACTCTTGTTTGTGTTCTTTATTTCATAGACTCCAAATATGTGAATCAACTCCAAATATGTGAATCAGCTCCATGTATACATTCAAGAGGATTCGTCGAGTGAAAAGATTCAGAtacataataataatttttttaaaaagaaaaaaaggaaagcaattATTTTAATCCTCTTCAACtaggggaagatgatgaaaaacaCTTTTATTCCAAGCAGAGAATTATGAATTTAGGACGCAAGCACAGCTAAAAGTCGACAACATTTCCCTGGAAGATGTGGTGTCCTCCACCAGGGAAATCGCAAGAAAACCCTGCACTCGAGGCTTGATTCTGCATGGCCATCTTATTGCAATTGCTTGGCTGATCGAACGGACCCTGCGCATCGTCGAAGTTCCAAAGCCCGCCCCACAGCACGTGGTCTCCGACGAAGTTCGACCAGGACGGGACTTCATGAGCCAGCAGGCAATGATCCTCGGCAGCGGCGTGCACGGGTACCGCCTCTTTCTCCTGATGACCATTTGGTTCTGAATGGAGGGATGAGGGCGTATTTCCCATCTCATGGTTAATCTCCGATTGTgcttgttgctgctgctgctgtggTTGTTGATGATTCGAGTTTTGCCTAAGAAGTTGAGCTCTTCGGCTTCGCTTTTCTTGTTTGTGGGAGGACTTGTCCTTCTTCTTGAAGTGGGTTCGCCAGTAGTTCTTTATCTTGTTGTCGGTCCGTCCGGGCAAGTATCGGGCTATGGTCGACCACCTGTTATTCGGTCAAGAGTAAATTCGATGCTTAGGACCAAGTGAAATAGAGTAAAGATATAGGTAACATAGAAGGTGGTCACCGTCAAAGATTTAGAGCTTTGATGTGTTTTCTATAGGAAGCTACTAGCCTGACAATACTGTTAGTTGTTTCTAACCACACGGTTTCCAAAttgatgagtgttttatgcaaaacatgcggtgatgaTGTGcggatctacggttgagattgtaccatccCTAATAGTCTTGTCAGGGAAGCATTTCTCTTTTCTATATCTAAAGTAATTTATTACGACTAATTTAATGGTATATGATGACTCTTATTAGCGACTAATTGTGGGTTTATTTGTGTCTCTTGGAGGGACAGAGAGAGATTTACTTGTTGCCCCAGAGAGAATGGAGCTCAATGATGATGCCCTCCTCTTGAGGTGTGATTTGGCCTCTCTTGAGACCCGGGCGGAGATAGTTCACCCACCTCAGCCTGCAACTCTTGCCACTCCTATTCAATCCTGCTCAACAACCCGAAGGGCTCTCGATCAATCATAAACTTAGTTACCAAATGggaaatttgaaaagatttctATACCCATAGAAACATCATCGAGTAACTCGAATGCTTGCAATGATATGATATTGAACAATCTCCAAATGGTCACAAAGCAAAGGAACAAGACTCTTTGATCCAACATGATCATGTCTTGACATCTCTCGACCATCAGTACATTCgatcaaaatttcgaaaatgaaCCTCGTTCACGTGGGAACGGCTTAAATTTGTTTGATACACATCTCTAGAGCTATCACGCCAGATAGAGGATTCGTGTCCATGAGCAGAAAGTATTGTGCAAGATAGAGGATTCGTATCCACCAGCAGAAAGTTAAAGGAATGAGATATTTACCGGCAGATTGGCCAACGGAGCTCCATCTTCCTTCCCCATGCAAGCCCACATACTCGCTGAGCAACTTGTCTTCTTCGGGCGTCCATGGCCCTTTCCTCCATCCTTGCTCTTGGCTTCCCCATCCCATCATTCccaccattttcttcttccttctttcgtctctcttctcttttctgctTCCAACTTTTGTCCGCTCTAGGGTTTTCGAGATGTTCAGTGAAGTTGGAGAAAGATTGGGTGAGTTTGTCCCCAATTTGTCTGACAATTTCAAACTAGCGGAAATGCCTTGTATATATATCATGCCTCTTCGGGTCACTTGTCGATTTCTTTATTCATTTGCTGCTTGGATTGCTGATCTCAACCAGCACTAGAAATCTTTGAATCGAATTTGTGTCCCTTTTCCTGGACTACGAAATCCGTATCCTTCTCATCCTATGATTCTCGTCCCGATGTCAGATCCCACCGAGGTGCTTACCAGCTCGGTTGTTCATCCAATCAGATTGGAACAAATAGAGCTTGTAATATCATGGCTAAACTTAACTCTCGTGCttagtaaatttaaaaaagaagcgATTATAGTGCCTGTATTAGCAATAGTCGTGGCTCAAAAGAACTTCAAGATGCCCTTTTGTCATATTTGTAATTAGGAAGACATTATCATCTTTTGCTCATCCTACTCGTTCAAGTTAGCATTAATCACATCCCGAAGAAACAATCTTATTgcaaactcaataatttgaaaaCGTAAATTCATTTTGATAGATCAACTCGATCATATTACAATATCTATAAGACTCATTTCGATCTTAGAAAAGAGTCTACGAATCACGCGCTACTTTATTTTCACTTAACCATGTGTGAATTAAACTCGGAACGGACAATCAGGAGATATGATTTGGGTGATGATTTCCCCCGGCTACACGTATCTCAGCTACATTGTGCAACCACGCGAAGTGATTAAGCAAAGCATAATCTTGATGCAGCCGGAAAATATTTGCTTAGTGGGTTGTTGATGTTCCCTCGAAAGTGGCTTTTGCTCCAATGGCTCCACGCCATCTGTTGAAAGACACAAAATCTTAAATGCCATGCCTTTTGAGATTGTCATATCATATTGCCGATTCCCTTCTAAAATAGTAGGCGAAGGGAAGGTTCTGGCATTGCTTTAAGTGGTAATGGGGGTGATATAATATGGGAAAGGCGACAAGTTCGGTGACTCACCAAGTCTACACGTGGCCTCGAGGAGTGGACGTGAGTAGCATATTTGGAATGTTAGGTAATTTTTTAATGGGGATAACTTGAGATTTGTTTAATGTGTGGATGCCCATAAATAGGTAGGGATAGGTGATTAAACTATGTTGGTTAATCATAAAGGGTTTTTCCTTCATGGAGAAAAGATATTGGGGGAGACTTCAAGACTTGGTATAAAGTTCGAACATCATTGCAAGAAAAtacttgattttgataatgcacGAACAGAGAGTTTTACTTATTATATAGTAAAAGCTTGATGGGTCTTTGCCTTTTGGAGTTCCCCTTCAAAATAGGCTATTTGAGAGGCCTTTTGGTGTGCCAAGTGTGGTGAAATTATTGCTCACCCGGTTGATTTAGGGGGTCCTAAATCACTCCTAGAAGATTTAGGGTCGTTGATTTTTGCGTAGTTTTAACTATACGAGGAGATCAATCAAAGTGCCACCAAATGaagcattttttctttaataatgGGAAACTACTCATTGTTTTATTCAATCGTTAATCATAAGGGGAAAGATAGTACTACAAAGGCTTCTAGATGGATCTAGTTATCACAAGGAATGTGATCATCCCACTACTTTAAAGGGAATCATGCATCAGTTGAGTTGAAGTGTGAGCTGAAAAGCAAACTTCAAATGAGAAATCTCTGGGATTATATCTTGTCTAGTGGTCCTATGAGATCCTCATTAGTGATGAGATATTGTGAGCACAATGAAATAAGATCTCTGTGCTCATTTGTCACAGCGTTTTGGTTAATCTATATTTTGTGCTCATTCATTTGTGGCTCGAGTTCGATATATAAGTTAGGAatcatcaaattctttttcGTTGCAAAAAGTTGGGTTGGTCTTGATCGGGAGAATTACCCAATCAATACTAAACCCATTGTATGGATGTCGATTTAGTCTgtccttttcaattttgtcaatttagttctgaaTCTTCGCTCAAAATTTTAATGTAGTCTTTCTGACTAATGTTCGTCAAAAATCGATGACGTGGTAGTGTGTAACTTAGGATGGCAAGAGACGAAAATACAAAACCCTCATCCTTCCTCGAGTTCTTGCCAGAACTTCCGCCCTTACCACACCATCCATCAactaacctctctctctctctctctcattaacTAATGTGCAGTTGAGTATCCAGGATGGAtgggaaaatttatccaaaaagtcttaaacctattatgcGACagttaattaagtcctaaactttctaattttactaatttagtcataaactttttaacaacttgtcaatttagtcttaaatcttttaattgtaccaatttagtcctaatcctTTTAGGGTGCGCTTGGTGACATTCTATTTCTCcgttttctgttcttttgtttctcggaacaaaaaaataatagaaatctGTTTGTGTACGcctgttaatttttctattccttGTAATAGATCGGTAGCCGGAGAATAGATttgaaacagaaacaaaaagtaaaaaaatctacttttttgtttctgcaaataaaaagagaacTAATGTCATTATAGAACAAGCTCATCATCACCCGACCCGCAAATACCTAAGTCGTCGGGTcggtttattattattattttttggcagAAGGCTGTTTATACTTTTGGCTTCCTTAGTATACTTGCCATCAAAATAATGTCaagacaaaatgaaaataaacgatttgatatctttataatttttgcattaagatttttttttcaacaacatcGGACATATTTTACAGAAGACGCACCAAGAAATTCGTGtataacatgaaaaaattgaCAACAACGGAAGAACATAAAAATTCGTATTTGAATGCTTTGTGTGTGATTCGAAtgctttgtgtgtgtgtgtgtatatgttGACACTTGAGTTTATTAAGTCGtattttttgtttatcataGGTGGATGTGGTGAGAGTCGACGAAGAGGCTGGAATTAAatgttatcaattttttttgttgagtatACAAATATTATATTGTGATTAATTATAGCGCCTTTTTAGGATTCTTGAAAATGCAGGTGAGAAGGgaagagcgaaaaaaaaaaaaaccaaaacccgACTTGACTGGACCCGAACCGTCAAACTACCTAAAATCATTTACTCATACTCCATACCACCCAACTCGAaccgaaaaatcctaaaaattttaggtCGAGCCGGGTAGGACCGACTATGGTATTTTTACTACCTTACTAACAATTACGTTGGATTTTCTGAGGCCATTTTAGAATATCTTGATTATTTAAGTCCTTAGAAAGGTCCACTTATATCCAAACATGATTCAAGTCTCCATTGATATTTCTATGATTAAATGAAaagattgggaataaaattttttagggtCATATCAATtgcatttctattctttttctattatggTAATAGAAATTTTGTAAAGTAATCAAACGCTTTTTCTCGCTTAGAAACTTGTccagggaatagaaatagaaaaaactatttctgaaCAGGAATTTTTCCCGACAACAGAAATGTTATCAAACGCACCCTTAactatttgccaatttagtcttccTAGCTAATTTTGTTTGGAAATTTGCTGATGTGGTTATCTAGTCTACGTCGAAGCCCTATGTGGCACAGCTGCCgttgataattttctctttccttattCCTTAAGTTGGTCACCAGGCTTTGGTGATGGCTGAAGAATAGCATGGTGATGTTGACCTCACCTAGCGATGGTGAGTGAGGGTCGCCCGGCCGGTGATACTCGGCTCTAGCTATCGTTAGGCAAGGCTCGACCCTCATCGACATTAGGCAAGCCTCGACCACGCCAACCACCACCGAGGCCCGGTGATTGgccagagaaagaaaaagaagaatatgaaaattttaaaaaacatataaaaaattctCCTCGTCACGCCGGTCGTGCCACCTAAGAAGACCGGCGTTGACTAGACCATCACGTCAtgatttcttgtcaaaattggccggaatgatTAAAATGGCAAATCATTAATAGGTTTAatacttaattggcataattgaaaggtttagaactaaattggaaaaattaaaaagtttagaattgaattggctgcCATAcagtaggtttaggacttccTGGACAATTTTCCTAGGATGGATGTATTCTAAGATGGAA
It encodes the following:
- the LOC115753408 gene encoding agamous-like MADS-box protein MADS2; translated protein: MGRGRVELKRIENKINRQVTFAKRRNGLLKKAYELSVLCDAEVALIVFSNRGKLYEFCSNPSMLKTLDRYQKCSYGSVEVNKPSKELENAYREYLKLKGRFEGLQRTQRNLMGEDLGPLNSKELEQLERQLEGSLKHIRSTKTQCMLDQLCDLQNKEQSLMEANRALTLKLDEVCARNNLRPPWEGGDPSMTYGQPHPHPQEFFQPLECNPILQIGYDAGGSDQMNASAATPNAPQQANGFLPGWML
- the LOC115753434 gene encoding MYB-like transcription factor EOBII — its product is MMGWGSQEQGWRKGPWTPEEDKLLSEYVGLHGEGRWSSVGQSAGLNRSGKSCRLRWVNYLRPGLKRGQITPQEEGIIIELHSLWGNKTHFKKKDKSSHKQEKRSRRAQLLRQNSNHQQPQQQQQQAQSEINHEMGNTPSSLHSEPNGHQEKEAVPVHAAAEDHCLLAHEVPSWSNFVGDHVLWGGLWNFDDAQGPFDQPSNCNKMAMQNQASSAGFSCDFPGGGHHIFQGNVVDF